A single genomic interval of Streptococcus suis harbors:
- a CDS encoding rhodanese-like domain-containing protein, with translation METFWVFLVFLAVLGAWMGFNYWRLRRAATVIDNAEFAEKIHGGQLIDLRDPSEFNRKHILGARNIPYQQLRQSTAALRKDRPVLIYENDCGQLVTPAAFHLKKQGFNEIYILSYGLNGWNGKVKTTK, from the coding sequence ATGGAAACATTTTGGGTATTTTTAGTATTTTTGGCAGTATTGGGAGCCTGGATGGGTTTTAATTACTGGAGATTGCGCCGTGCGGCGACGGTGATTGATAATGCAGAATTTGCAGAAAAGATACACGGAGGTCAGTTGATTGACCTGCGAGACCCGAGTGAGTTTAATCGTAAGCATATCTTAGGTGCTAGAAATATTCCTTACCAGCAATTGCGCCAGTCTACAGCTGCTTTGCGTAAGGACAGACCTGTCTTAATCTATGAGAATGATTGTGGTCAGTTGGTAACGCCTGCAGCCTTTCATCTGAAGAAACAGGGCTTTAACGAAATCTATATTTTAAGCTATGGTCTAAACGGATGGAATGGTAAGGTAAAAACGACTAAGTAG
- the rlmN gene encoding 23S rRNA (adenine(2503)-C(2))-methyltransferase RlmN: MKPSIYAFSQANLVDWILENGEKKFRATQIWEWLYRSRVQSFAEMTNLPKSLIEKLEEHFVVNPLKQRIVQESKDGTIKYLFELPDGMLIETVLMHQHYGLSVCVTTQVGCNIGCTFCASGLIPKQRDLTSGEIVAQIMLVQKYLDERNQNERVSHIVVMGIGEPLDNYDNVMTFLRVVNDDKGLAIGARHITVSTSGLAPKIRDFAREGVQVNLAVSLHAPNNDLRSSIMRINRRYPIEVLFEAIEDYIKVTNRRVTFEYIMLNEVNDGVEQAQELADLTKNIRKLSYINLIPYNPVSEHDQYSRSTKERTLAFFDVLKKNGVNCVVRQEHGTDIDAACGQLRSNTLKKDREKARARIAAAKAKAGIRA, encoded by the coding sequence ATGAAACCATCAATTTATGCATTTAGTCAAGCCAATCTGGTTGATTGGATTTTAGAAAACGGAGAGAAGAAGTTCCGTGCCACTCAAATTTGGGAATGGCTTTACCGTTCTCGTGTCCAATCTTTTGCGGAAATGACCAACTTGCCAAAATCTTTGATTGAAAAGTTGGAAGAACATTTTGTAGTTAATCCGCTCAAACAACGGATTGTACAGGAGTCTAAGGACGGTACTATCAAATACCTTTTTGAACTGCCAGATGGCATGTTGATTGAGACAGTTCTCATGCACCAGCACTATGGCCTTTCAGTCTGTGTAACGACACAAGTTGGCTGTAATATCGGCTGTACATTCTGTGCATCTGGATTGATTCCTAAGCAACGTGACTTGACTAGCGGTGAGATTGTGGCTCAGATTATGTTGGTACAAAAGTACTTGGATGAGCGCAATCAGAATGAGCGTGTTAGCCATATCGTTGTGATGGGGATTGGTGAACCGCTTGATAACTACGATAATGTTATGACCTTCTTGCGAGTGGTTAATGACGACAAGGGCTTGGCAATTGGTGCCCGTCACATCACGGTATCCACTTCTGGTTTGGCACCAAAAATCCGTGACTTTGCACGTGAAGGTGTCCAAGTAAACTTGGCAGTATCTCTACATGCGCCAAATAATGACCTTCGTTCGAGCATTATGCGGATCAACCGCCGTTATCCAATCGAGGTCTTGTTCGAGGCAATCGAAGACTATATCAAAGTGACCAACCGCCGTGTGACCTTTGAGTATATTATGCTCAATGAGGTCAACGATGGGGTTGAACAGGCGCAAGAGTTAGCTGATTTGACCAAGAACATCCGTAAATTGTCTTATATCAACTTGATTCCTTATAACCCAGTTAGTGAACATGACCAGTACAGTCGTTCAACCAAGGAACGTACTCTTGCTTTCTTTGATGTTTTGAAGAAAAATGGTGTTAATTGTGTCGTTCGTCAGGAACATGGTACTGATATTGATGCGGCATGTGGTCAGTTGCGCTCCAATACGCTCAAAAAAGACCGTGAAAAGGCACGTGCTCGCATCGCTGCAGCAAAAGCAAAGGCAGGTATTCGAGCATGA
- a CDS encoding SepM family pheromone-processing serine protease translates to MKKNRKLTLIASIVLGTLLIWFAVFVRLPYYLESPGGAADIRQVLTVNNQIDQEDGSYNFTYVSVQQATALQLFAAQFDPYTTIRSSEEMTGGADNEEYFRIAQFYMETSQNMAKYQGLTLAGKEVNLDFFGVYVLALADDSTFKKVLNIADTVVSINGKTFESSPDLIKYVSGLELGSDVTVGYISAGQEKSADGKIIKLSNGKNGIGITLVDHTEVQSSIPIDFQTGDIGGPSAGLMFTLAIYTQLAEPDLRDGRIIAGTGTIEQDGKVGDIGGADKKVISAAKSGASIFFVPNNPVDVEVLKEDPKAKTNYEEAKEAAEKAGLDIEVVPVKTVQEAIDYLKKTKGE, encoded by the coding sequence ATGAAGAAAAATAGGAAGTTAACCTTAATTGCATCTATTGTTTTAGGAACTCTTTTGATTTGGTTTGCCGTTTTTGTTCGTCTGCCTTATTATTTGGAAAGTCCAGGTGGAGCTGCCGATATTCGTCAGGTACTAACGGTGAACAATCAAATAGACCAAGAGGATGGCTCTTACAACTTCACCTATGTATCAGTCCAACAAGCCACAGCTTTACAACTATTCGCTGCTCAGTTTGATCCCTATACGACAATTCGTTCCTCTGAAGAGATGACAGGAGGGGCCGACAATGAAGAGTATTTTCGTATAGCACAGTTTTACATGGAGACATCGCAAAATATGGCGAAGTACCAAGGTTTGACCTTGGCAGGAAAAGAAGTCAATCTTGATTTCTTTGGTGTCTATGTACTTGCCTTGGCGGATGATTCGACCTTTAAAAAAGTTCTTAATATTGCTGACACTGTTGTGAGTATCAATGGAAAAACATTTGAGTCTTCTCCTGATTTGATAAAATATGTGAGTGGCTTGGAACTTGGAAGTGATGTGACAGTTGGTTATATTAGCGCCGGTCAGGAAAAATCTGCGGACGGTAAGATTATCAAATTGTCTAATGGCAAAAACGGAATAGGCATTACTCTCGTAGATCATACAGAGGTTCAAAGTTCGATTCCGATTGATTTCCAAACGGGAGATATTGGTGGTCCAAGTGCTGGTCTGATGTTTACACTTGCCATCTATACTCAACTCGCAGAGCCTGACTTACGTGATGGTCGAATTATTGCTGGTACGGGGACTATCGAGCAGGATGGAAAAGTAGGTGACATTGGTGGGGCTGATAAGAAGGTTATTTCGGCAGCTAAGTCAGGTGCAAGTATCTTTTTTGTACCAAATAATCCAGTTGATGTGGAAGTTTTGAAGGAAGATCCAAAGGCTAAAACCAACTATGAGGAAGCTAAAGAAGCTGCGGAGAAAGCAGGGTTGGATATTGAGGTAGTTCCTGTAAAAACTGTTCAAGAGGCTATTGATTATTTGAAGAAAACGAAGGGCGAGTAA
- the rsmD gene encoding 16S rRNA (guanine(966)-N(2))-methyltransferase RsmD, protein MRIVSGSYGGRPLKTLDGKTTRPTSDKVRGAMFNMIGPYFEGGRVLDLYAGSGGLSIEAISRGMESAVLVERDRRAQAIIRENIAMTKEADKFQLLAMEARQALNSVEGPFDLVFLDPPYAEQEIEDVITELCRRDLLADDVMVVCETDKAVSLPEEIAELGIWKEKFYGISKVTVYVR, encoded by the coding sequence ATGAGAATTGTATCGGGAAGCTATGGTGGAAGACCACTGAAAACGTTAGATGGAAAAACAACCAGACCGACATCGGATAAGGTCCGTGGAGCCATGTTCAATATGATTGGTCCCTATTTTGAGGGTGGTAGAGTTCTTGACTTGTACGCCGGCAGTGGTGGTTTATCTATCGAGGCTATATCTCGTGGCATGGAGTCAGCAGTTCTGGTTGAGCGAGATCGACGAGCACAAGCCATTATCCGTGAAAATATTGCAATGACTAAGGAAGCAGATAAATTTCAGCTTCTAGCAATGGAAGCTAGACAGGCTTTGAACAGTGTGGAAGGGCCTTTCGACCTGGTATTCTTGGACCCTCCTTATGCAGAGCAGGAAATTGAAGATGTGATAACAGAACTTTGTCGCCGTGACTTACTAGCAGATGATGTTATGGTAGTCTGCGAAACGGATAAGGCGGTCTCTCTTCCGGAGGAAATAGCAGAGCTGGGGATATGGAAAGAGAAATTCTACGGAATTAGTAAGGTAACAGTATATGTCAGATAA
- the nadE gene encoding ammonia-dependent NAD(+) synthetase, giving the protein MTLQETIIKELGVKPSIDPEEEIRRSIDFLKDYLKKHPFLKTYVLGISGGQDSTLAGRLAQLTMEEMRAETGDDSYQFIAIRLPYGVQADESDAQAALAFIQPDVSLTINIKESTDAMVAAVNANGLAMSDFNKGNAKARMRMIAQYAIAGERKGAVIGTDHAAENITGFFTKHGDGGADILPLFRLNKRQGKQLLAELGADEKLYLKVPTADLEEDKPGLADEVALGVTYNQIDDYLEGKTIDPQAQTIIEGWWNKTAHKRHLPITIFDDFWK; this is encoded by the coding sequence ATGACCCTACAGGAAACAATCATCAAAGAATTAGGTGTCAAGCCAAGCATTGACCCCGAAGAAGAAATCCGTCGCTCCATCGACTTTCTCAAAGATTACCTGAAAAAACACCCATTTTTGAAAACCTATGTCTTGGGAATTTCGGGTGGACAAGACTCGACCTTGGCTGGTCGTTTGGCCCAGCTGACTATGGAAGAAATGCGGGCGGAAACGGGTGACGATTCTTATCAATTTATCGCTATCCGCCTACCTTACGGCGTGCAAGCTGACGAGTCCGACGCCCAAGCAGCCCTAGCCTTTATTCAACCAGATGTCAGCTTAACCATCAACATCAAGGAATCAACAGATGCCATGGTGGCTGCAGTCAATGCAAATGGGCTTGCTATGTCTGATTTTAATAAGGGAAATGCTAAAGCCCGCATGCGCATGATTGCCCAATACGCTATCGCTGGGGAACGCAAGGGGGCGGTTATCGGAACCGACCATGCAGCTGAAAATATCACTGGTTTCTTTACCAAGCACGGCGACGGCGGTGCAGATATCCTGCCCCTCTTCCGCCTCAACAAACGCCAAGGAAAACAGCTTCTAGCTGAACTGGGGGCAGATGAAAAACTCTACCTCAAAGTCCCTACTGCGGACTTGGAAGAAGACAAGCCAGGTCTGGCTGATGAAGTCGCTCTCGGTGTTACCTATAACCAAATCGACGACTATCTCGAAGGTAAAACCATCGATCCTCAAGCCCAAACCATTATCGAAGGATGGTGGAACAAAACTGCTCATAAACGCCACCTGCCAATCACGATTTTTGATGACTTTTGGAAATAA
- a CDS encoding YutD family protein, which translates to MKKEISPEMYNYNKYPGPSFARVGDKVVSENIELDLLEDYKNAFDQTIFGQRFSQLMLKFDYIVGDWGNEQLRLRGFYTDDKNVKSDLKISRLDDYLTEYCNFGCAYFVLANPNPQDLPAEEEDRPRRKRSRSRNRNRNQQRTEPIAPKENKSNRNDRQKKGKQQNKQSEQRHFTMKNAGVKASQTERSQKRERKQSKREMNEVKRNFVIRQK; encoded by the coding sequence ATGAAAAAAGAAATTTCACCTGAAATGTATAACTATAATAAATACCCTGGTCCGAGTTTTGCTCGTGTCGGAGATAAGGTTGTATCTGAAAATATTGAATTGGACCTTTTGGAAGATTACAAGAATGCTTTTGACCAGACGATTTTTGGTCAACGTTTTTCACAACTCATGCTCAAATTTGATTATATTGTGGGAGATTGGGGCAATGAGCAGCTGAGATTAAGGGGATTCTATACAGACGATAAAAATGTTAAATCAGACTTAAAAATCAGCCGCTTGGACGACTATTTGACGGAGTATTGTAATTTTGGTTGTGCTTATTTCGTCTTAGCCAATCCGAATCCACAAGACTTGCCTGCTGAGGAGGAGGATAGACCGCGTCGGAAGCGGAGTCGTTCTCGCAATCGGAACAGAAATCAGCAACGGACGGAGCCTATTGCGCCAAAAGAAAACAAAAGTAATCGCAATGACCGTCAGAAAAAAGGGAAGCAGCAAAACAAACAGTCGGAACAGCGTCATTTTACTATGAAGAATGCTGGTGTTAAGGCGAGTCAAACAGAGCGTTCTCAAAAACGTGAGCGTAAGCAGAGCAAGCGTGAGATGAATGAAGTGAAGCGTAACTTTGTTATCCGCCAGAAATAG
- a CDS encoding nicotinate phosphoribosyltransferase, with protein MTLFKDDSLTLHTDLYQINMMQIYFDQNIHNKHAVFEVYFRSQPFKNGYAVFAGLERVVNYLNNLSFSQTDIDYLTELGYPQDFLDYLSQLEMTLTVRSAKEGDLVYANEPILQIEGPLAQCQLIETALLNIVNYQTLIATKARRIKAVIEDEPLMEFGTRRAQEMDAAIWGTRAAFIGGASATSNVRAGKIFGIPVAGTHAHALVQTYGDDYKAFKAYAETHHDCVFLVDTYDTLRIGVPAAIKVAKEMGDKINFKGVRIDSGDMAYISKKVRQQLDDAGFTDAKIYASNDLDENTILNLKMQKAKIDVWGVGTKLITAYDQPALGAVYKIVSIEDEDGNMRDTIKLSSNAEKVSTPGKKQVWRITSKEKGKSEGDYITFADTDVTQMDNIYMFHPTYTYINKTIENFDARPLLVPIFEKGKQVYELPSLAEIQTYANQEFDKLWDEYKRVLNPQLYPVDLAQDVWDNKMNLINRIRKQTQTKSI; from the coding sequence ATGACACTATTTAAGGATGACAGTTTAACCCTGCATACCGACCTTTATCAAATCAACATGATGCAGATCTATTTTGACCAAAACATCCACAATAAACACGCTGTATTCGAAGTCTATTTCCGTTCACAACCTTTTAAAAATGGCTACGCTGTATTTGCTGGTTTGGAACGCGTTGTAAACTACCTCAACAATCTCAGCTTTAGCCAGACAGACATTGACTATCTGACAGAACTAGGTTATCCGCAGGATTTCCTTGATTACTTGTCCCAATTGGAAATGACTCTCACTGTCCGTTCGGCTAAGGAGGGCGATCTGGTCTACGCTAACGAACCCATTCTTCAAATCGAAGGACCATTGGCACAATGCCAACTAATCGAAACTGCCCTCTTAAACATCGTCAACTACCAAACCCTAATTGCTACAAAAGCTCGCCGTATCAAGGCTGTCATTGAAGATGAGCCCTTGATGGAATTTGGCACTCGCCGTGCCCAAGAAATGGATGCTGCTATCTGGGGTACACGGGCAGCATTTATTGGTGGAGCATCTGCGACTTCCAATGTTCGAGCTGGCAAAATCTTCGGCATCCCTGTCGCTGGTACCCATGCCCACGCCTTGGTTCAAACATACGGAGATGATTACAAGGCTTTCAAAGCCTACGCTGAAACCCATCATGACTGTGTCTTCCTCGTTGATACCTATGACACGCTTCGTATTGGTGTTCCAGCAGCCATCAAGGTTGCCAAAGAAATGGGAGATAAGATTAACTTCAAAGGGGTTCGGATTGATTCAGGCGATATGGCCTATATTTCCAAGAAAGTTCGTCAACAATTAGATGATGCAGGTTTTACAGATGCGAAGATTTACGCATCTAATGACCTGGATGAAAATACCATCCTCAACCTCAAAATGCAAAAGGCAAAAATTGATGTCTGGGGAGTGGGCACTAAGCTAATTACAGCTTATGACCAACCTGCCTTGGGGGCTGTCTACAAAATTGTATCCATCGAAGATGAAGATGGAAATATGCGTGACACCATCAAGCTGTCTTCTAATGCGGAAAAAGTCTCCACTCCTGGTAAGAAACAGGTTTGGCGCATCACCTCCAAAGAAAAAGGGAAATCAGAGGGGGACTACATCACCTTTGCGGACACTGACGTCACACAGATGGATAACATCTATATGTTCCATCCAACCTACACCTACATCAATAAAACCATCGAGAACTTTGATGCACGTCCTCTCCTAGTTCCTATTTTCGAAAAAGGAAAACAGGTCTATGAACTTCCAAGCCTAGCGGAAATTCAAACCTATGCCAATCAAGAATTTGATAAGCTGTGGGATGAATACAAACGTGTGCTCAACCCACAGCTCTATCCAGTCGACTTGGCACAAGATGTTTGGGATAATAAGATGAACCTCATCAATCGTATTCGCAAACAAACTCAGACCAAATCCATCTAA
- a CDS encoding VanZ family protein, whose protein sequence is MRKFFQADGNLTKLGRQICKTLAGAYALAIVLLCFLPQTWYPQYKDFSTPGIIQIGRLYLLPTPFNSIVNGDKVDSLADLGWIFLQNITNIFLLFPLIFLLLFLREEWRSLRSVIRYSFCISLFIECTQLLLDLLIDAGRVFEVDDLWTNTLGGVLAYTTYKVWCRFCQGRTKQ, encoded by the coding sequence ATGAGAAAATTCTTCCAAGCAGATGGAAACTTGACCAAGCTAGGAAGACAGATTTGTAAGACCTTAGCTGGAGCCTATGCTCTGGCTATTGTCTTACTTTGTTTCCTACCACAGACTTGGTACCCACAGTATAAGGATTTCTCGACCCCAGGAATTATTCAAATTGGCCGTCTCTATCTTTTACCAACTCCTTTCAACAGCATCGTCAACGGGGACAAGGTAGATAGTTTGGCGGACCTAGGGTGGATTTTCTTGCAAAACATCACTAATATTTTTCTACTTTTTCCTCTGATTTTTCTTCTTTTGTTTCTTAGGGAAGAATGGCGGAGCCTTCGATCGGTGATTCGTTATAGTTTTTGTATCAGTCTTTTTATTGAATGCACACAGCTTCTGTTGGACCTCCTGATCGATGCTGGTCGGGTCTTTGAAGTTGATGATCTCTGGACTAATACATTAGGCGGTGTGTTGGCTTATACAACCTATAAAGTGTGGTGTAGATTCTGTCAAGGAAGAACGAAACAGTAG
- the trpB gene encoding tryptophan synthase subunit beta: MTEKGYFGQFGGSFVPEQIQVLLDQLEETFEQYRNDPEFLAEYQAYLKDYAGRETPLYFAESLTKELGGAKIYLKREDLNHLGSHKLNNVLGQILLAKRMGKTRVIAETGAGQHGVATAAVAARFGLGCDVYMGAEDVKRQRLNVFRMEMMGARVHAVTDGTQTLKEAVDAAFGAWMVDLDAFYVLGSAVGPHPYPTIVHEFQKIISLESCRQILEKEGRLPDYVIACVGGGSNAIGAFSQYLPDESVKLIGVEAAGKGVDTELHAATMTKGTVGVVDGMKTISLFDENGGVAPVYSISAGLDYPGVGPEHAHYKETGRVNYVAATDDEAVNALLTLSRTEGILPAIESSHAIAEAIRLAPQLDKDKIIIINVSGRGDKDVAAIADYLESR, translated from the coding sequence ATGACAGAAAAAGGTTATTTTGGGCAATTTGGTGGTAGTTTTGTACCAGAGCAAATTCAGGTTTTGCTGGATCAGTTGGAGGAAACGTTTGAACAGTACCGCAATGATCCAGAATTTTTGGCGGAATACCAAGCTTATCTGAAAGATTATGCTGGTCGTGAAACGCCATTGTATTTTGCGGAATCATTGACCAAGGAGCTTGGTGGAGCGAAAATCTATCTCAAACGGGAAGATTTGAATCACTTAGGCTCTCATAAGTTAAACAATGTGCTGGGGCAAATTTTGTTGGCGAAAAGAATGGGGAAAACTCGAGTGATTGCAGAAACTGGTGCTGGTCAACATGGGGTTGCGACTGCTGCTGTTGCGGCACGATTTGGTTTGGGCTGTGATGTTTATATGGGGGCAGAAGATGTCAAACGTCAACGGCTAAATGTTTTCCGAATGGAGATGATGGGGGCGCGTGTTCATGCTGTAACGGATGGAACGCAAACCTTGAAAGAGGCAGTAGATGCGGCATTCGGTGCATGGATGGTAGATTTAGATGCCTTCTATGTTTTGGGATCAGCAGTCGGTCCTCATCCCTATCCGACGATTGTCCATGAGTTTCAAAAGATTATTAGTCTAGAATCTTGCCGTCAGATTTTAGAAAAAGAAGGTCGTTTGCCAGACTACGTTATTGCCTGTGTGGGTGGCGGTTCCAATGCCATCGGTGCATTTTCTCAATATTTACCAGATGAGTCAGTCAAGCTTATCGGTGTAGAAGCTGCTGGTAAAGGAGTTGATACAGAACTGCATGCGGCGACCATGACGAAAGGAACAGTCGGTGTGGTTGATGGTATGAAGACTATCTCCCTTTTTGATGAGAATGGTGGAGTAGCGCCTGTATATTCCATTTCAGCAGGTTTGGATTATCCAGGTGTTGGCCCAGAACATGCCCACTATAAGGAAACTGGTCGTGTTAATTATGTCGCAGCAACAGATGATGAGGCTGTTAATGCCCTTTTGACCTTAAGTCGTACAGAAGGAATTCTTCCAGCCATTGAATCTTCTCATGCGATTGCAGAAGCTATTCGATTAGCACCACAACTAGATAAAGATAAAATCATTATTATCAATGTTTCCGGTCGAGGAGACAAGGATGTGGCGGCTATTGCGGATTATTTGGAGAGTAGATAA
- a CDS encoding YqgQ family protein, whose translation MKRLYDVQQLLKRFGIIIYMGNRLYDIEMMQIELNRVYQAGLLDRLDYMEAELVLRREHRLELEYQKSRENE comes from the coding sequence ATGAAACGACTATACGATGTGCAACAGTTGCTAAAACGCTTTGGGATTATCATCTATATGGGCAATCGTCTCTATGACATCGAGATGATGCAGATAGAGCTCAATCGCGTTTATCAGGCTGGTCTTCTGGATAGGTTGGACTACATGGAGGCCGAATTGGTCTTGCGACGTGAACATCGTTTGGAATTAGAGTATCAGAAATCAAGGGAGAATGAGTGA
- the coaD gene encoding pantetheine-phosphate adenylyltransferase: MSDKIGLFTGSFDPITNGHLDLIERASGLFDKLYVGVFTNPKKAGLLTGLERKAILEKLFVGMENIEVVLSENELVVDVAKRYGVTHLVRGLRNATDLEYESSFDFYNRQLAPDLETIYLIAKPELKFVSSSQVRELLYFKQDIGPYVPEIVSEEIRKNEEK; the protein is encoded by the coding sequence ATGTCAGATAAGATTGGATTGTTTACGGGCTCATTTGACCCCATTACCAATGGACACTTGGACTTAATTGAACGAGCGAGTGGACTATTTGATAAATTATATGTGGGAGTTTTTACCAATCCTAAAAAGGCAGGACTCTTGACAGGTTTGGAGAGAAAAGCCATTTTGGAGAAGCTTTTTGTAGGAATGGAGAATATCGAGGTCGTTCTGTCTGAAAATGAATTGGTAGTCGATGTAGCTAAGCGCTATGGAGTAACACATTTGGTCCGAGGATTGCGTAATGCGACCGATTTGGAATACGAGTCAAGTTTTGATTTTTACAATCGTCAGTTGGCGCCAGATTTGGAAACTATTTATTTAATCGCCAAGCCAGAGCTTAAGTTCGTATCATCCAGCCAGGTTCGAGAATTGCTGTATTTCAAACAGGACATAGGTCCTTATGTTCCAGAAATTGTTAGTGAGGAGATTAGAAAGAATGAAGAAAAATAG